The DNA window GCGATATGCAGCAAACCTGCCAGAAAATTTAAGTTCATATTATTCATCCTTTGGCGCTGCCATTTTAAGTATTTTAGTAAATAAAGTAGATCCTAAACTTCCATATCCGTGAGGTTCCACATTCGATTTAAGAAGGTTCAGGAGCTTTACATTCTGTAATTCAGGAGCAAACCCACTTGCCTCCAGCCATCTGTACATCGGCATTTCAAAGGGTAACAATACCTGATCATTCTGAATAAATAATGGAATATGTTTATTCCCGATCTCATAACATACCGTTCCCATCTCCAGCATTGATGCAGGCTTCATGACAATGGCTTCGGTTTCCAGAACATTTACGATAATCAATTTCCCTTCATCCTGATAGAGAATATCTCCTTCACGCAGTCTTTGCCCTTCTCTAAGGAATTTGATCGCAATATCCTTCCCCCCACGGGTTTTCTTACGCTGA is part of the Chryseobacterium paludis genome and encodes:
- the ureE gene encoding urease accessory protein UreE, whose translation is MIINETLGNISEYPSMEKGIDYLDLEWFETTKRIQRKKTRGGKDIAIKFLREGQRLREGDILYQDEGKLIIVNVLETEAIVMKPASMLEMGTVCYEIGNKHIPLFIQNDQVLLPFEMPMYRWLEASGFAPELQNVKLLNLLKSNVEPHGYGSLGSTLFTKILKMAAPKDE